The genomic interval AACAAGAAGTGAATAGAGCCCTGCCTTTATCATTGATATTAGCTGCTGCTGATAGAAACAGCTAATCATCATGAAAGAACAGatagtctctcctccccccccccatctctaggAAAGCAGTAGATTTACAAcacctctcctgctctctccccccccccccatagatctcaatctcccccccaccccccatagctCTCAATCCTCCCCCCCATAGCTCTCAATCCTCCCCCCCATAGCTCTCAATCCTCCCCCCCATAGCTCTCAATCCTCCCCTCCATAGCTCTCAATCCTCCCCCCATAGCTCTCAATCCTCCCCCCATAGCTCTCAATCCTCCCCCCATAGCTCTCAATCCTCCCCCCATAGCTCTCAATCCTCCCCCCATAGCTCTCAATCCTCCCCCCATAGCTCTCAATCCTCCCCCATAGCTCTCAATCCTCCCCCCATagctctcaattctccccccatagctctcaattctccccccatagctctcaattctccccccatAGCTCTCAATTCTCCCCCATAGCTCTCAATTCTCCCCCATAGCTCTCAATTCTCCCCCATAGCTCTCAATTCTCCCCCATAGCTCTCAATTCTCCCCATagctctcaattctccccccatAGCTCTCAATTCTCCCCGtatagctctctctcccccgtatagctctctctcccccgtatagctctctctcccccgtatagctctctcccccccgtatAGCTCTCTCCCCCCGtatagctctctctcccccgtatagctctctctcccccccatagctctctctcccccccatagctctctctccccccatagctctctcccccccatagctctctcccccccatagctctctcccccccatagctctctcccccccatagctctctctctccccccccatagctctctttctcccccccatagctttctctcccccccccccatagctctctccccctcctcctacccCTACCCAGAGCTCTCTTCCCCCCGCCCCAATCTCTTGCCCAGCTAAACTTACGGTatctgcagttactgtagtagtAGTTTGCACTGTTCAATGGTAACATGTTCTTTGGTTAATTCAGTGGTTTGCCACGTGCTTTATCTGCAGTAACTGGTCTTCCTCATTGacgatgaaacccctctcctgcTGTGAGTGGTGAGAAGAGATGCAGGGAATTGTATTTAGCCACTTCCCATGTCCAAGCGGGCGAGACGGAGGGGTTTCAATGCAACCTGAACATAATGGACCTGATAACTAAACGGTGCTATGCCATAACACTGCAAGGGGTCTTTTTGCTTAGCCACGCTTAGTAGATCTGTCCCAAATAGATGGTATTTTTGGATATCGCAACTCTGGCATTTACACATTACACTAACTTTGAAATAAAAAGAACAATCCTTAAGGGTAATTTCCATACTAACGAATACATACTCGTCGTGTATTTCCATGCTAACGAATACCGTACTCATTGTGTATTTCATGCTAACGAATACATACTCGTTGTGTATTTCCATGCTAACGAATACATACTCGTTGTGTATTTCCATACTAACGAATACCGTACTCATTGTGTATTTCCATGCTAACGAATACATACTCGTTGTGTATTTCCATGCTAACGAATACATACTCGTTGTGTATTTCCATGCTAACGAATACATACTCGTTGTGTATTTCCATGCTAACGAATACATACTCATTGTGTATTTCCATGCTAACGAATACATACTCGTTGTGTATTTCCATGCTAACGAATACATACTCGTTGTGTATTTCCATGCTAACGAATACATACTCGTTGTGTATTTCCATGCTAACGAATACATACTCGTTGTGTATTTCCATACTAACGAATACATACTCGTTGTGTATTTCCATGCTAACGAATACATACTCGTTGTGTATTTCCATGCTAACGAATACATACTCTTTGTGTATTTCCATGCTAACGAATACATACTCGTTGTGTATTTCCATGCTAACGAATACATACTCGTTGTGTATTTCCATGCTAACGAATACATACTCGTTGTGTATTTCCATGCTAACGAATACATACTCCTTGTGTATTTCCATGCTAACGAATACATACTCATTGTGTATTTCCATGCTAACGAATACATACTCTTTGTGTATTTCCATGCTAACGAATACATACTCGTTGTGTATTTCCATGCTAACGAATACATACTCGTTGTGTATTTCCATGCTAACGAATACCGTACTCGTTGTGTATTTCCATACTAACGAATACATACTCTTTGTGTATTTCCATGCTAACGAATACATACTCATTGTGTATTTCCATGCTAACGAATACATACTCGTTGTGTATTTCCATGCTAACGAATACATACTCGTTGTGTATTTCCATGCTAACGAATACATACTCGTTGTGTATTTCCATGCTAACGAATACATACTCGTTGTGTATTTCCATGCTAACGAATACATACTCGTTGTGTATTTCCATGCTAACGAATACATACTCGTTGTGTATTTCCATGCTAACGAATACATACTCGTTGTGTATTTCCATACTAACGAATACATACTCGTTGTGTATTTCCATGCTAACGAATACATACTCGTTGTGTATTTCCATGCTAACGAATACATACTCTTTGTGTATTTCCATGCTAACGAATACATACTCGTTGTGTATTTCCATGCTAACGAATACATACTCCTTGTGTATTTCCATGCTAACGAATACATACTCATTGTGTATTTCCATGCTAACGAATACATACTCTTTGTGTATTTCCATGCTAACGAATACATACTCGTTGTGTATTTCCATGCTAACGAATACCGTACTCGTTGTGTATTTCCATACTAACGAATACATACTCTTTGTGTATTTCCATGCTAACGAATACATACTCGTTGTGTATTTCCATGCTAACGAGTACATACTCGTGTATTTCCATGCTAACGAATACATACTCGTTGTGTATTTCCATGCTAACGAATACATACTCATTGTGTATTTCCATGCTAACGAATACCGTACTCGTTGTGTATTTCCATACTAACGAATACATACTCGTTGTGTATTTCCATGCTAACGAATACATACTCGTTGTGTATTTCCATGCTAACGAATACATACTCATTGTGTATTTCCATGCTAACGAATACATACTCATTGTGTATTTACATACTAACAAATACCATACTCGTTGTGTATTTCCATGCTAACGAATACATACTCATTGTGTATTTCCATGCTAACGAATACATACTCGTTGTGTATTTCCATGCTAACGAATACATACTCGTTGTGTATTTCCATGCTAACGAATACATACTCGTTGTGTATTTCCCATGCTAACGAATACATACTCTTTGTGTATTTCCATACTAACGAATACCATACTCGTTGTGTATTTCCATGCTAACGAACACATACTCATTGTGAATTTCCATGCTAACGAATACATACTCGTTGTGTATTTCCCATGCTAACGAATACATACTCTTTGTGTATTTCCATACTAACGAATACCGTACTCGTTGTGTATTTCCATGCTAACGAATACATACTCATTGTGTATTTCCATGCTAACGAATACATACTCGTTGTGTATTTCCATGCTAACGAATACATACTCATTGTGTATTTCCATGCTAACGAATACATACTCTTTGTGTATTTCCATGCTAACGAATACATACTCGTTGTGTATTTCCAGCATGTGAGGCATTGCTGCAGCCTGACAATTTAACCTGCCGGCCATGTAAGTATTCCTCCTGCGTCCTGCACACTGTAACCCAACCTCTCGTTCCGGGAGCGAGGACAGGAACTAATCTCCTCCTCTTCCCATCCTGTGCAGACTGGAAGCCAAAGAGCGTGAACGTCACGCAGAAAGGCGCCAACCTGCAGGTGTCGTTTGACCATGCGCCACACAACTTCGGCTTCAACGCCTATTATGTCAACTACAAGATGAAGTATGAAGGCTCGTTTAAGCAGAAGATGTGCAGACAGGTGAGTTCCagatggggaatatatatattgtgtggcccaggggtggtcaaccccagtcctcaaaggctaccaacagggtaggttgtcaggatatctctgcttcagcacaggtggctcagtcaaagactgagcctcctatgctgaagcagggactgattgagccacctatgctgaggcagggatatccttacctgctagtggcccttgaggactggagttggccaccacagTAGCAGGGAAATCTTCACAAGTCTTTCAGGTGGCACTTTCATTTAAGATGTCCTCTTGGCGCTTTAAGCTTCCAAAGGAGCCTTCTCCCTGCTACGCATTTCTGGCTCTTAAcagcactgaagtggttaaaaggACAAGACAGATATTTTTGAGAGCGAACCTTGGCTACGGATGTCGGGAACACTGAAGTGGTGTCCCAGGGTTCCTGCCAAAGTTCAGACTCCAGACCTAATCATCACTTGCTCGCACGTGTTGGATCCTGCCGCTGTTTGCACAGTTACGTGCTCTAATGCATTACCAGGACCTCTTCCAATCTGCGCCAGCCTGAAAAGCACAGCGTCCCGGTTATCTCCCATGGGGGGGCTGGTGCGGGGATAACGGTGCATTCTTACTTTTGGCATAACAACACTCGGCCTGCTGAAAGCACAAAGCATTCGCTTCTCCCAGTGAAAGGCTCAGTACACACAGCATGGCCTCTGGAATGGCTTATTTTCCGTGGATCTGAGCCGTGGTGGTTACGCTCGTGCTTGGGAAAGGCTTGTATGGCAGGTGTAGCTGGCGCATGAACATGGCTGGGGCAGGGTGACCGGAAGGAGCGGATATTTTATCTTGATGGAGCGGGATTCTCCGCATTCTGGTGGCATCCCCTACCCGCCATTGTCGCCCGGCTGCTTGCACCCGGCCGGGCCTCCGTCACTGCGTACTTGCGCGCCCCATGCTGTACTAGGCTGAAAATCCAGCAGTGacatagagcagcggtgcgcaatctggggGGCGTACCCCACAAAGGGGACCTGagatattttttttggggggcgcgggctgttgcAGAGGCTCTGCGCTCGTCccctaggcatttaaattaaatgccgggggaccgcgcaaggcctgtgcaacctctacttaccaaggttcagccggcttcagaaCGCGTGACCATGGTAACGCGGCATGTGACGTTacggttgccatggtgacgtcacacgacctCGCGCTGCGAGTCACGGGACGTCACACGCCCTCGCCGCTTCACGAGGTAAGGGGAGGGGTCGCCCACCACCGGGGCGGAGGAaagaaagtttgcgcgcccctgactTAGAGTATTCAAGGAGGGGACACGTTTAATGGTTGTGCGGAATGGATGGGAATTAGATTACAAGTATCAATTTGTCACAATATGTGTAAGTATATTTTCTTTCTCACTTTAGGTACTGAACGCCGACTTTACAAACTGTGTTCTCCAGAACGTCTCTCCGGGGGATTATATCATTGAGGTAATATTTTTCATGTTGATtaagtgtgtttttgttttttttacccagTAGGGCACGTACGATTTAGGCCCAGAATTGCTAAGCAATGCAAACCATTGACAGCTTGGCACCACTTATGAAATGTGGCCCGTAGTCTTTTAGAAGCTAAACTGGTTCCAccgcccctccccaccccccagtgCTGACAATGGGAAGCCGTACACATCTGCCTGTGTGGACGTTTTCCTGTGACCCGCCTgctattgtgatacagaaaataTACTGCCTTATTGAATCTGTGAGGAACACATGGTTCAAATTACCTTCTGAAGCCACCAGGGGGTGCTGCGACTCTTCTTGCTATGATAGGGCCAGGGAGATGGGGAATCCGTAGAGAAGAGTATGGATGTGTGAATTGCTGTGTGTCGTAGGGGGTTTCTCCTTATCAGTTGCTGGCCCTTTCTTCAATGCTTTGGCATTCATTTCCTGTAGGAGTACCTCCTATACAGGAACTaaggcagaggtggccaactccagtcctcgagggccaccaacaggtcaggttttcaggatatccctgcttcagcacaggtggctcaatccacgGCTGTCGGttgactgtgccacctgtgccacctgtgctgaagctgggatagcttgaaaagctgacctgttggtggcccttgaagacaggCGTGGACACCCCAGAGCTATGGGAAGGGACAGTGGCAGCTTGAATTTGGAATCCCCACGGACAACAGCTCAATCCAAGTTCTGTGACGTAATACATCTCGGAGCCCTGACAAAGTGTTACAGAAGGGAAGCCTGCAGAATAATACCAAGATGGGAAGCAGACACAATGGGGCGGCTCACAGTGACGTTTTCTACGGTCAGATTTGTACTTTGTTAGACCCGTGGCTGACAAGGAGAGAACTGCAAATGCATAaaggttttccttttttttcttgatAGCTTATTGATGATACCAACACAACAAGAAAATCCATGCACTATTCCTTAAAACCAGGTACGTATCCCTTCTCTTGCCTGACTTTTACGTGGAACGCAGTTCCTCCAAAGAATGTTTTAATCCGACATATGAACTGGAGGAGTTTCTTTTTCATGTTAATGTATTACTTGTAAATGGCGTGACTGTTTCGGGAGTTCACCAGAAGTGCAGAAAATCAGTGAAACATTAAATGTGCTTCTATTTAAATATAATGTCCAAAACAGCACAGATTTAAACAGAAGagcatacacttttttttttttaaatgtcttttatttattttttgtttgtttacaaaTAGATAACATGTTACAATTTTGATAAGAATATTTTTATTCCACGTTTGAAATTTCTGTATATGCAATGTTTTATTTGATATGGAGAaattcaataaaaaaattgaagttgaaaaatatatatatggccaatatacatatacaatgtTGGTTTACTTGGTTAACGTTTTGCTGCCAGGAGAGCCTGTGCTGTTCTCAGGAACACTTAGTAGATGTGGTTTGAAAGAACAAGTTCATGAATAAACCATGAAAGCTAGAAGTGAAACCGGTGTAATAGCTTAAAGTGTGTACCTCATCTTTCTGTATTTCCTTGCAGTTCATTCACCTTGGGCAGGCCCGATAAGAGCCATCGCCATCACGGTCCCCCTCGTCATTATTTCCGCCTTCGCAACGCTTTTCACCGTTATGTGTCGGAAGAAGCAACAAGGTACGACTCGCTTTGCTTTGAAAATGGAAATCTTTGCTAAACTTTTCTGCCAGATATTGTGTTTGCGCGCAGTCACCGCAATGATTGAACCGAAGAGAAATGACAACGTGGCCTGAGGGAAAACTACAACACGAGGTAAAGGCCTGTAGTGTAATCCTCACCAGAAGACTATATGTTTAACTTGTGTAATGAGTAGAGCTCCATTTTATCCTCCTCGGACACCGCTGTTTAAAATGCTTATATCTGCTAAACAAAACATCATATTTAACAACAACAAAGATGTTGGAAAGCGCACAAGTAGATCTATTAAAGCGAgtgaaaatgtaaatacaaaatggccgccgcagtgCTCGTTATACTTCGGCTtgggctggggccatggtactgcagaccgtgcgtaggcgtctgcacgctgagcgaacagactgccttaaggcagtgttcgcgttcATGCGGCGTGCGGTCGCGTCTGtgtgggagggggcgcgcgttgcgtgagaaatcGGTGAAACTGATTTCTCAGTGCAACAGacaggtcatgtgagcggttcgcccaatgagggcgaaccagctccgcgacgtcactggcacgcccctgtACCATGGCCAAAAACCGCACCTGCTTCAagtgggtgacgtcatggccgcgtgcgcctccgcacgggcaaagGCGCTATGGACCTGCCCTTAGGCTGCTGTTTCAGCAACTAACATGAGGCCATAATTACTAAGTGTTGTTATTCCATAAAATAAGATCCTTAACAGGATAATGCAACCCAAAAGATTCTGAGCAGCGCAGACCTGCTGGGTACGGTGTAACATTCGTATGTTGCCATTGCTGATAGGATGAGAAATGAAAGTTTTGAAAGCTGTATTTTTCCAGTTACCCGTGCAAGAATGTGACTTTTCCTGACTTGCGTCATTTTCTGCCTCTCTAGAAAATATCTACTCGCATCTAGATGAGGAGAGCTCCGAGTCCTCCACCTACGCGGGAGGAATCCACGTGGAGAAACCCCGACCGCGTCCAAAAGTGTTTATTTGTTATTCCAGTAAAGATTGCCAAAAGCATGTCACCGTCATACAGTGCTTCGCTTATTTCCTGCAGGATTTCTGCGGGTGTGAAGTGAGtccagtttattttttttattaaaataaaataagaaataaATAACTTAAATAACTTAAGTAGTTATTAGAAGAAATGGTTATAAAGCATTGCATTTTCTTATAATTGAAGAATGCGGTTTCCTTTCCCGAAGATGCATTTCTAGGGTTAAATGGCGACGGTCATGGCTTTATTTTATCGGAATGAGTTGCCCCCGTGGGCATCTGGAAATGGTGAACTCGTGTTTGAATCTGCTCGCCTGGTAACCGTGAGCGCGGTCACTTGCTATCCCACGTTTGGTACCAGAGACGCAGGGAGATGGTCTTCCAGGCAGGGACTCGCTGCGCCTGCGTCTGCTTGTGTACCAGGCGGGGGACATTGCTAGCGCTGTGCAAGTTCTAATATAATGATCCCATCTTGCACAAAAAGCAGATGTTTGTGTGATGTGTTTATGAACCGCAAGCCCCACGAATGTCAAGCCAAAGACCTGTAGTTTGTAGAAATCAGTTGTGATTAAGTCCCTTATTTAAAAGCTTTGATGTAAGTGGGCAGTGGAGGCCAACTcgagttctcaagggccaccaacaggtcaggttttatggctatccctgcttcagcacaggtggctcagtcgttgactgagccactgcttgagccagatatcctgcaaacctgacctgtcggtggccctcaAGGACTGAAGTTGGGCATCCCCTGCAATAGGGTAATAGgtctttttttggggtgggggcagTAGGAAAAAAACCCATCCCCGGGATGGAAGCGTGAAATAGAGAGGAGGCACTAAAACAGAGATTAGGGTGGGGTTGGTAAATTTGGGGCAAATTCTGATTCTACGAGTACTTTTCAGGAAATTTGACAAAAGCTTCCCATTGTATAAATACCATAAGTAAGGGGCAAAAAGGTTGTGTAGGAAAGGGAAGGTGGCAGACGGATGGACGCCTGTGAATTTTATATATGCAGAATGCAGATACTGTTGAATGAGACAAGTATGCCCCCTAGTGTCCGCCATTAGACACTACTTTTTGTTCCCCGTACATTTAATTCTTTATTTTTACATAACGCTAACCgtgtatgcagcactgtacattttgcaggcacagtgagTCCCTgctccgcagagcttacaatctgtttgatGCACAAGTGACCTGTTTTCAGGGTCGCTGCCTTCACTCACGGAGTCTCCTTCACcccaacattttattttatcctgACCTGGGAGATACACAAAGCAAACCCACAGATAGGTGCTCTTTGTATGTGTACCCACAGATAGGTGCTCTTTGTAAGTGTACTCACAGATAGGTGCTCTTTGTAAGTGTACTCACAGATAGGTGCTCTTTGTAAGTGTACTCACAGATAGGTGCTCTTTGTATGTGTACTCACAGATAGGTGCTCTTTGTAAGTGTACTCACAGATAGGTGCTCTTTGTAAGTGTACTCACAGATAGGTGCTCTTTGCAAGTGTACTCACAGATAGGTGCTCTTTGTAAGTGTACTCACAGATAGGTGCTCTTTGCAAGTGTACTCACAGATAGGTGCTCTTTGCAAGTGTACTCACAGATAGGTGCTCTTTGTAAGTGTACTCACAGATAGGTGCTCTTTGTAAGTGTACTCACAGATAGGTGCTCTTTGTAAGTGTACTCACAGATAGGTGCTCTTTGTAAGTGTACTCACAGATAGGTGCTCTTTGGAAGTGTACTCACAGATAGGTGCTCTTTGTAAGTGTACTCACAGATAGGTGCTCTTTGCAAGTGTACTCACAGATAGGTGCTCTTTGTAAGTGTACTCACAGATAGGTGCTCTTTGCAAGTGTACTCACAGATAGGTGCTCTTTGTAAGTGTACTCACAGATACATGTGTATCTTCTGGCAAGTCTAGATCTCTCCATGAAGCCCCCACTGATGGTTACTGATGACTTTTTCAATAAGCTAAAACTGTTGGTGTAACCCATTGTTTCCGGATAACCCAGGGGTTCTCCACTCCactcctcaagctcccccaacaggtcaggttttcagaatatccctgcttcagcacaggtggctcacaatccctgcttcagcgcaggcagctcaatctttgactgagccactgatagagccccccgtgctgaagcagtgatatccttaaaacctgacctgttgggggggggggggcttgaggactggagttgaccccccCTGGGTTAATCATTTGCCAGAGTGCCACGGACATTGACACTACTCCATAACAATTGTTACCTCCGCGTCCTAAAATGCTCATTACACAGACTGACTAACAGTCGTTCGTTTCCTAACCGCAGAGCGCATGTTACAGGTCAGTCCCACCGCCGGACCCTCTTTTCTATGACATAGgtgggaagccgggggtccccagagctgagccGCGTTCATTTCTGCTCCGTCACCCACCTGTTTCCGAGATATATAACCTGGAAACGCAGCGTGGGTACTTCCTGGTTATATAAATCCCTGCAtcacgccggccaataggaaggtgCCACAAGATTTAacctgccattttgtttccccaggaaGGGCACGGTACAGCCCCTCCCTTCCTCAGTAATATCTAGGGAACGTGGTGGTCTCTGGCACTGAAAATAGTGCCGTTCAGCTgcagcgaccccctgcttccctcagATGTAAAGTGAAAAgggggaataaaattatttttgaatACCGGATTGAaacagggtctccggagctgaaccccttcatttcagctctgggaaccccctgcttctggagattaCTTACCAACGAAAGGGGCTCCGGTATCTCTGCTTCTTAAAGCTCCGCGTCACGTAGGCCAATATGAAGCTGAACCTGAtggcgtcacggcttcctatcggCCCGCTGGACGCGGGAGCGCTGAACAGCGGCCTTTACGTGACCATAGCTAGCTCAGTGGAACTGCTGCCAGCACCCCCTAccgaggtctgtatctctggggggaaaaaaggggtccctggtgctgaaattaatggggttcagctccggacacaccctgcttcaatcctgtgtaaaaaaaaattgaaaacaaaAGCGCTTTGGTTTCTTTCTTTAACACAGAAGCTTTTTGTGTGAAACTGTGTATTATCGAAGCCACAATCGGATAGTTGCAAAAGTGTAACCATGTTGTGCAGCATTTTATACGCTTGCGAAAATCCCTGATCGCCATGACGGCGGTGTAGGAATTATGCCATATTGGTGTCTTGCACGCATAGAAATGAAGGTTTCAAATGACCCGTTTCTTTTTGCAGGTTTCCCTGGATTTATGGGAGAATTTGAAGATTTGTAAAGATGGACAAAGGGAGTGGCTGAAACAGAAAATCAACGACTCCCAATACATCATTATCGTATGTTCGAAAGGAATGAAGCACTTTGTGGAGAAGAAGAAGCGGAAATACAAGGGGACAAACCCGGAGGCCGGGAAAGGGGAGCTCTTTGTGAGCGCCATGTCTTCCATAGCGGAGAAACTGAGCAAAACCGCCGACCATTCAGACGAGCTTGCAAAGTTCATCACCGTCTACTTCGATTACTCGTGCGATAGTGACATCCCTGGGGTTCTCGATGCTACTAAGAAATACAAGCTCATGGATCATCTTCCTCAGCTATACTTCCATCTGTACTCCAAGGAACTGAGTTTGCAGGACCCTGATCAATACCCATCAAATATCAGCAAGAGAAACTACTTCCGGAGCAAAGCTGGCCGTTCTCTATACGTTGCCATTTGTAATATGCACCAGTATATTGATCAGGAACCAGACTGGTTTGAGAAGCAACACGTTCCGTCCCACTCCCCAACCCTGCATTACCAAGAACCAGTCATGGAAAAGTTTGACTCTGGCTTAGTGTTAAATGACGTAACGGTCAAACAGCTGCCGGAGAGCGAT from Ascaphus truei isolate aAscTru1 chromosome 17, aAscTru1.hap1, whole genome shotgun sequence carries:
- the IL17RD gene encoding interleukin-17 receptor D — protein: MAPWLQLLSSLLTVPVLVYSASPGPVAAGGLRRGSADACGPKGIISLLNKNIGLPNITFKYDNCTSYLNSGGKHLIADVQNITITQYACNDQAGVSVLWTANAIGIEYLKGFRVILEELKSEGRLCQQLVLKDPKQLNFNLKKVIVETQPFMSLKFETDYFVKIVPFPSIKNESNYHPFFFRTRTCEALLQPDNLTCRPYWKPKSVNVTQKGANLQVSFDHAPHNFGFNAYYVNYKMKYEGSFKQKMCRQVLNADFTNCVLQNVSPGDYIIELIDDTNTTRKSMHYSLKPVHSPWAGPIRAIAITVPLVIISAFATLFTVMCRKKQQENIYSHLDEESSESSTYAGGIHVEKPRPRPKVFICYSSKDCQKHVTVIQCFAYFLQDFCGCEVSLDLWENLKICKDGQREWLKQKINDSQYIIIVCSKGMKHFVEKKKRKYKGTNPEAGKGELFVSAMSSIAEKLSKTADHSDELAKFITVYFDYSCDSDIPGVLDATKKYKLMDHLPQLYFHLYSKELSLQDPDQYPSNISKRNYFRSKAGRSLYVAICNMHQYIDQEPDWFEKQHVPSHSPTLHYQEPVMEKFDSGLVLNDVTVKQLPESDFPTKADVVVSANCLPAVQNKNGSDDAEAQDLYNGSCVLHPVLHSVKAVNQPDMPRDSGIYDSSVPSSELSLPLMDGLLTDQVETSSIAESVSSSSGLGEEEPSVPKSVVYGVCKVELHCHHRPDELQAIAPL